The proteins below are encoded in one region of Ostrea edulis chromosome 3, xbOstEdul1.1, whole genome shotgun sequence:
- the LOC130052471 gene encoding glomulin-like — protein MDHLMDVEIMEKAADAESALKQIKECIKFKDSKGLKTVILEHKLRDQSVFWEIASELTASLTEENLEQSEYFFETCQRCMNYIIENGNPKELLLAVLEQADSFKDDQKFKCILESVQKILLKLPSKRHHSLDITLETLSAHIEAIPEPKDHNLDKEERKLLEMDSSVLRATDVVLCYLEFLGPFVEEVSMKNPEVTFSRTNPQVQLLIKYLMKLLAHPLYHLDMTFRPKEQEEKEKSYSRVCAERLIDHLAQLCPNFFAMIEEETAKRSLKVDELSDDGKDDEEEMEEDATDKVKNWKEDNLIPERSLACLSYLVRAEGLGADNMPCVYSHKFTLRFHLPVIKAFLEDKHSVVKLKGVLIEKLMFVIPPFSFKHHELDNDHYKEILNLLISTMTFCESKEIRKSCVPLYSAFFGMFTLQGRHRLYEIVFNTCKHSGVVGHTLSLYKEQVDVVLKKHGDYENLFLGKNLIRVFKLVSTIPDGATTALLQNSDRILSVLNFIRYLILRDNPASNLTGFWDLYPTLDKEFFDPLRQAIVLSKSQYNLDLGDVRKGLPLPTENTEFNVNVGGETLGAVSREQQIQVIESALNTFDMMDSILSRIIELADGQKRLVKENQG, from the coding sequence ATGGATCATCTGATGGACGTGGAAATTATGGAGAAGGCTGCCGATGCAGAGTCGGCCCTGAAACAAATCAAAGAGTGCATCAAGTTCAAGGACAGCAAAGGGCTAAAAACTGTAATACTGGAACACAAACTTAGGGACCAGTCTGTGTTTTGGGAGATCGCATCAGAACTGACCGCAAGTCTGACCGAAGAGAACTTGGAGCAGTCCGAGTATTTCTTTGAGACTTGTCAGAGATGTATGAACTACATCATTGAAAATGGCAACCCGAAGGAGCTGTTGCTAGCCGTTTTAGAACAGGCAGATTCTTTCAAGGATGACCAAAAATTTAAGTGCATTTTAGAGAGTGTGCAAAAGATATTGTTGAAGTTGCCCAGTAAACGTCATCATTCATTGGATATCACCTTGGAAACTCTTTCAGCTCATATTGAGGCTATCCCAGAACCCAAGGATCACAACTTGGACAAAGAGGAGAGAAAATTGCTGGAAATGGATTCGTCCGTCCTGAGAGCAACTGATGTAGTTCTGTGTTACCTTGAGTTTTTAGGTCCATTTGTTGAAGAAGTTTCTATGAAAAATCCAGAAGTCACTTTCTCTAGAACTAATCCACAAGTGCAACTTCTGATCAAGTATTTGATGAAGCTTCTGGCACACCCACTGTATCATTTGGATATGACATTCAGACCGAAGGaacaagaagaaaaagaaaagtccTACAGCAGAGTATGTGCAGAGAGACTGATTGATCACCTAGCTCAGCTTTGTCCAAACTTCTTTGCAATGATTGAAGAAGAAACTGCGAAAAGGAGCTTGAAAGTCGATGAGTTGTCGGATGATGGGAAAGACGATGAAGAAGAAATGGAAGAGGATGCTACTGATAAGGTGAAAAATTGGAAGGAGGATAATCTAATCCCTGAGAGAAGCCTAGCATGTTTGTCATATTTAGTCCGGGCTGAGGGTCTCGGTGCTGATAACATGCCTTGTGTATACAGCCACAAGTTCACGCTGAGGTTTCATCTGCCTGTCATCAAGGCATTCTTGGAAGATAAACATTCTGTTGTCAAACTGAAAGGAGTTCTTATAGAAAAACTGATGTTTGTCATTCCACCATTTTCCTTTAAACACCATGAACTGGACAATGACCACTACAAGGAGATACTGAATTTACTGATTTCAACCATGACATTTTGTGAAAGTAAGGAGATCCGCAAATCATGTGTTCCACTGTATTCTGCTTTTTTCGGTATGTTTACTCTACAAGGTAGACATCGTTTGTATGAGATTGTGTTCAACACTTGTAAGCATTCGGGAGTGGTGGGTCACACGTTGAGTCTGTACAAAGAACAAGTGGATGTGGTGCTGAAAAAACATGGGGATTATGAGAATCTTTTCCTAGGAAAAAACCTTATCAGAGTTTTCAAACTTGTGTCTACCATCCCTGATGGCGCCACAACCGCTCTGCTGCAAAATTCCGACAGAATTCTCTCAGTGTTGAATTTTATTCGCTATCTCATTCTAAGGGATAACCCTGCTTCAAATTTAACCGGTTTCTGGGATCTGTATCCTACGCTGGATAAAGAATTTTTCGATCCTCTCCGGCAAGCCATAGTGTTGTCAAAAAGCCAATACAATCTTGATTTAGGAGATGTTCGAAAAGGACTTCCTTTACCTACGGAGAATACCGAGTTCAATGTGAATGTTGGAGGAGAGACTTTAGGGGCCGTCTCAAGAGAGCAGCAGATTCAGGTTATCGAGTCTGCACTCAACACTTTTGATATGATGGACAGTATACTTAGTCGAATTATAGAACTAGCAGACGGTCAGAAAAGACTAGTGAAGGAAAATCAAGGCTGA
- the LOC130052475 gene encoding ubiquinone biosynthesis protein COQ9, mitochondrial-like, with the protein MIIPYIDKWPQAMSIQTLPQNAVQSWTNLSRVVDDIWYYAGDKSNDFNRYSKRLSLAAVYKSTEIYMIQDQSEDYADTWLFLENRLEDVVKAGHLARNIQETGSVISEGALGMCLLTRNILGMNNR; encoded by the exons ATGATTATACCATACATTGATAAATGGCCACAG GCTATGTCCATACAGACACTGCCACAGAATGCTGTACAGTCGTGGACAAACTTAAGTCGGGTGGTGGACGATATATGGTACTACGCCGGTGATAAATCTAATGAT TTTAATAGGTACAGTAAGAGACTCTCGTTAGCTGCTGTTTACAAGAGCACTGAAATCTACATGATTCAGGACCAGTCCGAGGATTACGCGGACACATGGCTATTCCTGGAAAACAGACTGGAGGATGTGGTCAAAGCTGGACATCTGGCCAGAAAT ATTCAGGAGACCGGCTCTGTGATATCGGAGGGTGCTTTAGGGATGTGTCTACTG ACAAGAAATATTCTTGGAATGAACAACAGATGA